From the Priestia aryabhattai genome, one window contains:
- a CDS encoding GNAT family N-acetyltransferase, translating into MFRKATEEYFTANINNPNSYTAILKADGEIVSAGSIVFFIRPPSPSNLEGKEAYVMNMYTAFDYRKQGYSSAILKHLMQYCQKSGVNRIWLSTSSAGKCLYQKHGFIEYESEMEYTFEKN; encoded by the coding sequence CTGTTTCGAAAAGCTACAGAAGAATATTTTACTGCAAATATAAATAATCCAAATAGCTATACGGCTATTTTAAAAGCTGATGGAGAAATCGTATCAGCAGGAAGCATCGTCTTTTTTATACGTCCGCCTTCACCGAGTAACCTTGAAGGAAAAGAAGCATATGTTATGAACATGTATACAGCTTTTGATTACCGAAAGCAAGGTTATTCTTCAGCTATTTTAAAGCATTTGATGCAGTACTGCCAAAAAAGTGGTGTGAATCGAATATGGTTAAGTACTTCTTCGGCGGGAAAATGCCTATATCAAAAACACGGATTTATTGAATATGAATCTGAAATGGAATACACGTTTGAAAAAAATTAG
- a CDS encoding bifunctional 3-deoxy-7-phosphoheptulonate synthase/chorismate mutase produces the protein MTKSLEQLRGQIDEINLEILELLNKRGEIAQEIGKVKGTQGVNRFDPVRERKSLDQILANHNGPFEASTIQHIFKEIFKASLELQEDDHRKALLVSRKKKSEDTIVDINGTKVGPGNLEFVMGPCAVESYEQVKEVGLALKEQGITLMRGGAFKPRTSPYDFQGLGVEGLKILRQVGDELGLSIISEIVSPQDIETALDYVDVIQIGARNMQNFELLKAAGSVDKPILLKRGLAATIEEFINAAEYIMSRGNGNIILCERGIRTYERATRNTLDISAVPILKKETHLPVVVDVTHSTGRKDLLLPCAKAAIAIGADAVMAEVHPDPAVALSDSAQQMNIPEFHKFMEELKGAAVKLS, from the coding sequence ATGACAAAATCACTAGAACAATTACGAGGACAAATCGACGAAATAAATTTAGAAATTTTAGAATTATTAAATAAACGCGGTGAAATTGCACAAGAAATCGGAAAAGTAAAAGGTACACAAGGTGTGAATCGCTTTGATCCAGTTCGTGAACGTAAATCATTAGATCAAATCTTAGCTAACCATAATGGGCCATTCGAAGCTTCAACAATTCAGCATATTTTCAAAGAAATTTTCAAAGCAAGCTTAGAGCTTCAAGAAGACGATCACCGTAAAGCACTTCTTGTATCTCGCAAAAAGAAATCAGAAGATACAATTGTTGACATCAACGGCACAAAAGTAGGTCCTGGAAACTTAGAATTCGTAATGGGACCATGTGCAGTAGAAAGCTACGAACAAGTAAAAGAAGTGGGCTTAGCGCTTAAAGAACAAGGCATTACATTAATGCGCGGCGGAGCGTTCAAACCACGTACATCACCTTACGATTTCCAAGGTCTTGGAGTGGAAGGATTGAAAATTTTACGTCAAGTAGGAGATGAGCTAGGTCTATCAATTATCAGTGAAATTGTTTCTCCTCAAGATATTGAAACAGCTCTAGACTACGTAGATGTGATTCAAATTGGTGCACGTAACATGCAAAACTTCGAGCTATTAAAAGCTGCAGGTTCTGTAGACAAACCGATTCTTTTAAAACGTGGATTAGCAGCAACAATTGAAGAATTCATTAACGCCGCTGAATACATTATGTCTCGCGGAAATGGAAACATTATTCTTTGTGAACGCGGTATCCGCACATACGAGCGTGCAACACGCAACACATTAGATATCTCAGCTGTTCCAATCTTGAAAAAAGAAACGCATTTACCAGTTGTAGTAGACGTAACGCATTCAACAGGACGCAAAGACTTACTATTACCATGTGCAAAAGCAGCGATTGCTATCGGCGCAGATGCTGTAATGGCAGAAGTTCATCCAGACCCAGCGGTAGCATTATCAGATTCAGCACAGCAAATGAACATTCCTGAATTCCACAAATTCATGGAAGAATTAAAAGGTGCAGCAGTAAAATTATCTTAA
- the aroC gene encoding chorismate synthase, producing MRYLTAGESHGPQLTAIIEGVPAGLELTAEHINEDLARRQKGHGRGRRMQIEKDQVQIKGGVRHGETLGSPIALVVENKDFTHWRNIMGADPVDHDEEVKRQITKPRPGHADLNGAIKYGHRDMRNVLERSSARETTVRVATGAVAKQVLKAVGVNIACHVLEIGGVKAEKTAYESLTELQEKTEASPVRCLDEEAGQKMMKAIDDAKENGDSIGGVVEVVVEGMPTAVGSYVHYDRKLDSKLAAAIMSINAFKGVEIGVGFEAARRPGSEVHDEILWDEQNGYTRKTNNAGGLEGGMTTGMPIVVRGVMKPIPTLYKPLQSVDIDTKEPFAASIERSDSCAVPAAAVVAESVIAWELASAIIDQFGADRIQLIQENVKKHEEYAKQF from the coding sequence ATGAGATATTTAACAGCAGGAGAATCGCACGGTCCTCAATTAACAGCGATTATTGAAGGAGTGCCGGCAGGGCTTGAATTAACAGCCGAACATATTAATGAAGATTTAGCAAGAAGACAAAAGGGACATGGACGCGGACGCCGCATGCAGATTGAAAAAGATCAAGTTCAGATTAAAGGAGGGGTTCGCCACGGTGAGACGCTTGGTTCACCCATTGCTTTAGTTGTTGAAAACAAAGATTTTACTCACTGGAGAAATATTATGGGTGCTGATCCAGTTGATCATGATGAAGAAGTAAAGCGACAAATTACAAAACCTCGTCCAGGTCATGCGGATTTAAATGGAGCGATTAAATACGGTCACAGAGATATGCGAAACGTATTAGAACGTTCATCTGCTCGTGAAACGACGGTACGAGTAGCCACAGGCGCAGTTGCCAAACAAGTACTAAAAGCTGTAGGAGTAAATATTGCGTGTCACGTGCTTGAAATCGGCGGTGTGAAAGCTGAAAAAACGGCATATGAGTCGCTAACAGAACTTCAGGAAAAAACAGAAGCGTCACCTGTTCGCTGCTTAGATGAAGAAGCGGGACAGAAGATGATGAAAGCAATCGATGATGCAAAAGAAAATGGAGACAGCATTGGTGGCGTAGTGGAAGTAGTAGTAGAAGGAATGCCTACTGCAGTGGGAAGTTACGTGCACTATGATCGTAAATTAGATTCAAAGCTAGCTGCTGCTATTATGAGCATTAACGCGTTTAAAGGTGTTGAAATCGGCGTAGGTTTTGAAGCAGCTCGCAGACCGGGAAGTGAAGTCCATGATGAAATTCTATGGGATGAACAAAACGGCTATACGCGTAAAACGAACAATGCAGGAGGTTTAGAAGGAGGCATGACAACGGGGATGCCGATTGTTGTGAGAGGCGTCATGAAACCTATTCCTACCTTATATAAGCCGCTGCAAAGTGTAGATATTGATACAAAAGAGCCGTTTGCTGCAAGTATTGAACGCTCAGACAGCTGTGCAGTACCGGCGGCGGCTGTTGTAGCAGAATCAGTGATTGCTTGGGAACTAGCATCTGCTATTATCGATCAATTTGGGGCAGATCGAATTCAGTTAATTCAAGAAAATGTAAAAAAACATGAAGAATACGCAAAGCAATTTTAA
- a CDS encoding prephenate dehydrogenase, producing the protein MKIRVLLIGVGLIGGSLALAMKKHRHVTVVGADINTNEVQLANQLGIVDYVAEDIKAEAAQADYIVLATPVEYTTAWIHDLSTWKLKETVIVTDVGSTKGEIMKAAQGLNKKRISFIGGHPMAGSHTSGAVNARADLFCSARYILTPFENEQKEKIDALMHLLEPTGAQFIPLDAATHDQITGVVSHLPHVIATSLVRQVKGYSANNHLVTEMAAGGFRDITRIASSNPHMWRDILKQNRSMLLTLLDDWMKEMEQVKLLVEKGDGHELFDYFSDAKEFRDSLPA; encoded by the coding sequence GTGAAAATACGTGTATTACTTATTGGCGTTGGCCTTATTGGAGGATCATTAGCGCTAGCTATGAAGAAGCATCGTCACGTAACAGTCGTTGGAGCTGATATCAATACAAATGAAGTACAATTAGCCAACCAGCTAGGTATCGTTGATTATGTAGCTGAAGATATAAAAGCAGAAGCAGCCCAAGCAGATTATATCGTGCTTGCTACTCCAGTAGAGTACACGACAGCATGGATACACGACCTTTCTACTTGGAAGCTTAAAGAAACGGTTATCGTAACGGATGTCGGAAGTACCAAAGGTGAAATTATGAAAGCAGCCCAAGGGCTGAATAAGAAACGTATTTCATTTATTGGTGGGCATCCGATGGCTGGTTCTCATACGAGCGGTGCAGTCAATGCACGAGCGGATTTATTTTGTTCGGCGCGCTATATCTTAACGCCGTTTGAAAATGAGCAAAAAGAAAAAATAGATGCGCTTATGCATTTGCTAGAGCCTACGGGTGCACAATTTATACCGCTTGATGCAGCTACTCATGACCAAATCACCGGAGTTGTCAGTCATTTACCTCATGTGATTGCGACCAGTCTTGTAAGACAAGTAAAAGGATATTCAGCAAATAATCATCTTGTCACAGAAATGGCAGCAGGCGGTTTTCGAGATATTACCAGAATTGCTTCAAGCAATCCCCATATGTGGAGAGACATATTAAAGCAAAACCGTTCTATGCTTTTAACATTGCTTGATGACTGGATGAAAGAAATGGAACAAGTAAAACTATTAGTAGAAAAAGGTGACGGACACGAGTTATTTGATTACTTTTCAGATGCCAAAGAATTTCGTGATTCGCTTCCCGCATAA
- the aroA gene encoding 3-phosphoshikimate 1-carboxyvinyltransferase, which translates to MTVKALRGTIQIPGDKSISHRSVMFGSIAEGTTTINGFLPGDDCLSTISCFQKLGVDIQMIDEQSVVVKGKGIQALKEPSDILDVGNSGTTIRLMMGILANTPFHSTLIGDESIAKRPMKRVTGPLRDMNIHLDGRGDANFTPLVIRGGNAKGIHYTSPVASAQVKSAILLAGLQAKGTTSVTEPAKSRDHTERMLEAFGVKVEEEGLTVSIEGGQTLRGTHIEVPGDISSAAFFLVAGAIIANSRIEIQKVGMNPTRTGILDVLLNMGASIEMVKETKETAEPYADLVVEASHLKGTEVGGDLIPRLIDEIPIIALAATQAAGITVIKDAAELKVKETNRIDTVVNELTKMGANIEATEDGMIIQGGTKLHGANVNSHGDHRIGMMLAVASCIAEGETIIENRDAVSVSYPQFFAHLESLQQ; encoded by the coding sequence GTGACAGTAAAAGCTTTACGAGGAACCATTCAAATTCCAGGAGATAAATCCATTTCTCACCGTTCCGTTATGTTCGGTTCAATTGCAGAAGGAACAACAACGATTAACGGATTTTTGCCAGGAGATGATTGCCTTAGCACCATTTCTTGCTTTCAAAAACTAGGTGTGGATATTCAAATGATTGATGAACAAAGCGTCGTGGTAAAAGGAAAAGGTATACAAGCTCTAAAAGAGCCATCTGATATTTTAGATGTCGGAAATTCAGGCACAACGATTCGCCTCATGATGGGGATTTTAGCAAATACACCCTTTCATTCAACATTGATTGGAGACGAATCTATTGCCAAACGCCCCATGAAGCGTGTGACTGGTCCGCTTCGTGATATGAATATTCATTTAGATGGCCGAGGAGACGCTAATTTTACACCGCTTGTTATTCGAGGTGGGAATGCAAAAGGTATACACTATACATCTCCAGTTGCAAGCGCACAAGTGAAATCAGCTATTTTACTTGCTGGACTACAAGCAAAAGGAACAACTTCTGTAACGGAACCGGCGAAATCGCGAGACCATACAGAACGTATGCTAGAGGCATTTGGCGTTAAAGTGGAAGAAGAAGGATTAACGGTTTCAATTGAAGGCGGTCAAACGTTAAGAGGAACGCATATAGAAGTGCCTGGCGATATTTCCTCAGCAGCATTCTTTTTAGTAGCGGGAGCTATTATTGCAAACAGTCGCATTGAAATTCAAAAAGTTGGGATGAATCCGACTCGAACAGGTATTTTAGATGTACTTTTAAATATGGGCGCTTCTATCGAGATGGTCAAAGAAACAAAAGAAACAGCAGAGCCTTATGCAGATTTAGTTGTAGAAGCTTCTCACTTAAAAGGTACGGAAGTAGGAGGAGACTTAATTCCACGCCTAATTGACGAAATTCCAATTATTGCACTAGCAGCCACACAAGCAGCAGGAATAACGGTTATTAAAGATGCAGCAGAGTTAAAAGTCAAAGAAACAAACCGTATTGATACGGTAGTGAATGAGTTAACGAAAATGGGAGCTAACATTGAAGCAACGGAAGATGGAATGATTATTCAAGGAGGTACAAAACTTCACGGGGCAAATGTAAACAGCCACGGAGATCACCGTATCGGTATGATGCTCGCTGTTGCCTCTTGTATTGCAGAAGGGGAAACAATTATTGAAAATCGTGACGCGGTATCCGTCTCTTACCCGCAATTTTTTGCTCACTTAGAGTCTTTACAGCAGTGA
- a CDS encoding FAD-dependent oxidoreductase — protein sequence MANIPKDTEPYWRDHLKFPTYPSLSENRKVDVVVVGGGISGITTAYLLQKEGLNVALIEADNILNGTTGHTTAKITAQHDVIYDELLSHIGEEKTLLYYKANEQALQFMKNLIQTENIDCDFSVQDAYLYGETLEFDHRVRKEFRAYQRLHIPCEFATELPFNFDIRAAAIMKDQAQFHPLKYLLHLVKKFTESGGLIFENTVATNVEESTSPTVVTRDGHRISCKYVVACSHFPFYDGAGFYYTRMYAKRSYVLAAKVEQAYPGGMYLSADQPTHSLRSTKVEGEELILIGGEGHKAGQGINTMFHYESLQRFAEENFTVQHFRYKWSAQDLFTLDKIPYIGPIKESKPNIFIATGFKKWGMTHSTIAAHIIRDAITGKDNPYAELYNPSRFYADPSLKHFFRQNLDVAEHFITGKFSMPEKGLDQLQNDEGSVVYVNSKRTGAYKDPQGKLHCVDTTCTHLGCEVNWNAGDRTWDCPCHGSRFSYDGSVVEGPAKKPLTPVDVNSNDKKSTP from the coding sequence TTGGCAAATATCCCAAAGGATACTGAGCCCTACTGGCGCGATCATTTAAAGTTTCCAACATACCCATCTCTTTCAGAAAATCGAAAAGTTGATGTTGTAGTAGTAGGAGGCGGTATTAGCGGTATTACAACGGCTTATTTATTACAAAAAGAAGGACTGAACGTGGCGTTAATTGAAGCTGATAACATTTTAAATGGTACAACCGGTCACACAACAGCAAAGATTACAGCTCAGCATGATGTTATCTACGATGAGCTGCTTTCACACATTGGCGAAGAAAAAACGCTGCTGTATTATAAAGCAAACGAACAAGCTCTGCAGTTTATGAAAAACTTAATTCAAACGGAAAACATTGACTGTGATTTTTCCGTACAAGATGCTTATTTATACGGAGAAACGCTGGAGTTTGATCATCGAGTTCGTAAAGAATTTCGAGCCTATCAGCGATTACATATTCCATGTGAATTTGCAACAGAGCTTCCTTTTAATTTTGATATTAGGGCAGCAGCTATTATGAAAGATCAAGCTCAGTTTCATCCGTTAAAATATCTGCTTCATTTAGTAAAAAAATTCACAGAAAGCGGCGGACTGATTTTTGAAAACACCGTAGCAACGAATGTAGAAGAAAGCACATCGCCCACCGTCGTCACAAGAGACGGACACCGAATTTCTTGTAAATATGTAGTGGCGTGTTCACACTTTCCATTTTATGATGGAGCGGGCTTTTACTATACGCGCATGTATGCCAAACGTTCGTATGTGTTAGCAGCAAAAGTGGAACAAGCTTACCCTGGAGGCATGTATTTAAGTGCCGATCAGCCTACTCATTCACTGCGGTCAACAAAAGTTGAGGGAGAAGAACTCATCTTAATTGGTGGAGAAGGCCACAAAGCTGGACAAGGAATTAATACCATGTTCCACTATGAGTCTCTTCAAAGGTTCGCCGAAGAAAATTTTACTGTTCAACATTTTCGTTACAAATGGTCTGCACAAGATTTATTTACGCTTGATAAAATTCCATATATCGGTCCCATTAAAGAAAGCAAGCCGAATATCTTTATTGCCACTGGATTTAAAAAATGGGGGATGACCCATAGCACCATTGCAGCACATATTATTCGGGATGCAATAACCGGAAAAGACAACCCATATGCAGAGTTGTATAATCCGTCTCGTTTTTATGCGGACCCTAGCCTTAAGCATTTCTTTCGTCAAAATCTTGATGTGGCTGAACACTTTATTACCGGTAAGTTTTCAATGCCTGAAAAAGGACTGGATCAGCTTCAAAATGATGAAGGGTCGGTCGTATATGTAAACAGCAAACGTACAGGCGCTTATAAAGATCCTCAAGGAAAGCTTCACTGTGTGGATACTACATGCACGCATTTAGGGTGTGAGGTAAATTGGAACGCTGGTGACCGCACGTGGGACTGCCCTTGTCACGGTTCTCGTTTCTCTTACGACGGATCTGTGGTAGAAGGCCCTGCTAAAAAGCCGCTTACACCAGTGGATGTAAATTCAAACGATAAAAAAAGCACGCCGTAG